The Scomber japonicus isolate fScoJap1 chromosome 9, fScoJap1.pri, whole genome shotgun sequence genome includes a region encoding these proteins:
- the serpind1 gene encoding heparin cofactor 2 produces MWVITVISVALLLVSPSLAGIKEISSHFSDPVPDPRGYEPGGAVDIDTMPLEFHKENTVTNDLVFDGFEDEDYIDFDKILAAGSDDYIEGDEIDEIATPAPDIDIFAEPSDPKIRRARLLRLFHGRSRLQRLNSINARFGFNLYRSLRNNVNQTDNILLAPAGISIAMGMMSLGAGPGTHDQIYKVLGFAEFVNASIHYDNTTVHKLFRKLTHRLFRRNFGYTLRSVNDVYVKKDVSVKDTFRAETKAYYFAEPQSVDFKDPAFLDKANRRILKLTKGLIREPLKSVDPNMVLMLLNYLYFKGTWEQKFPKEVTHYRNFRVNEKTNVRVPMMTNKGNYLAAADHELECDILQLPYSGNISMLIALPRKITGMRTLEQEISPTVVNKWLKNMTNRTREVVLPRFKLEQNYDLIANLKEMGLTDLFQEHGDFTGMTSEKVAMNWLKHQGTITVNEEGTEAAALTQVGFMPLSSQIRFTVDQPFLFLIYEHRTDCLVFMGRVVNPSQN; encoded by the exons ATGTGGGTAATTACGGTAATCTCTGTGGCCCTTCTGCTGGTCAGTCCATCCTTGGCTGGGATCAAAGAAATCAGCTCACACTTTAGTGACCCCGTACCAGACCCCAGAGGCTATGAACCAGGAGGGGCAGTGGATATAGACACCATGCCCTTGGAATTCcacaaagaaaacactgtcaCTAATGACCTGGTTTTTGATGGCTTTGAGGATGAAGATTACATTGATTTTGATAAGATCCTGGCTGCGGGCAGTGACGACTACAT CGAAGGAGATGAGATTGATGAGATTGCAACACCAGCTCCAGACATTGACATCTTTGCCGAACCATCTGACCCAAAGATTCGCCGTGCCAGACTCCTACGGCTGTTCCATGGTCGGTCTCGCCTTCAACGCCTCAACAGTATCAATGCCCGTTTTGGTTTTAATCTCTATCGAAGTCTTCGAAACAATGTCAACCAGACTGACAACATCCTGCTGGCACCTGCTGGGATCTCAATCGCTATGGGGATGATGTCTTTAGGGGCAGGACCTGGAACCCATGATCAGATCTACAAAGTTCTGGGATTCGCTGAATTTGTTAATGCAAGCATTCATTATGACAACACAACAGTGCACAAGCTCTTCAGGAAGTTGACGCACAGGCTCTTCCGGAGGAACTTTGGTTACACACTGCGCTCTGTAAATGATGTCTATGTGAAGAAGGATGTCTCAGTGAAAGATACTTTCCGTGCAGAGACAAAGGCTTATTATTTTGCAGAACCACAGTCAGTGGACTTCAAGGATCCTGCCTTTCTGGACAAGGCAAATCGTCGCATCCTGAAGCTGACAAAAGGACTGATCAGGGAACCACTCAAGAGTGTGGACCCAAATATGGTGCTGATGCTGCTCAACTACCTGTACTTCAAAG GTACATGGGAGCAGAAGTTCCCCAAAGAAGTGACTCACTATCGCAACTTTCGcgtaaatgaaaaaacaaacgtTCGTGTGCCAATGATGACCAACAAAGGGAATTACCTGGCTGCTGCCGACCATGAACTAGAGTGTGACATCCTACAG CTCCCATATTCAGGAAACATCAGCATGCTCATTGCCTTGCCTCGGAAGATCACTGGCATGAGGACCTTGGAACAAGAGATCTCCCCCACTGTTGTCAACAAGTGGCtcaaaaacatgacaaatag GACCCGTGAGGTTGTGTTACCTCGCTTTAAACTGGAGCAGAACTATGACTTGATTGCCAATTTGAAGGAGATGGGCCTCACTGACTTATTCCAGGAGCATGGAGACTTCACTGGAATGACCTCTGAAAAGGTTGCCATGAACTGG CTGAAACACCAGGGAACCATCACTGTGAATGAAGAAGGGactgaggctgctgctctgaCCCAGGTGGGATTcatgcctctctcctctcagataCGCTTCACCGTGGACCAACCCTTCCTTTTCCTTATCTACGAGCACCGCACAGACTGCCTTGTGTTCATGGGTCGGGTGGTCAATCCTTCACAGAACTAA